From the genome of Venenivibrio stagnispumantis:
CATACTTCTTCTACAACCACATATCTTAAAAGGGGAGGAATAGTTATCAAAATAAGCAAGCCGGATATTAGCATACCACCTACTACTACTATAGCCAATGGTTTTTGTATTTGGCTTCCTACCCCATGGGATAAAGCAGTAGGTAATAAACCCAAAGATGCAGTGAATGTACTTAAAAGCAATGCTCTATATCTATCCTTTACTGCTATTCTAATAGCTTCTTCTTTTTGTTTTCCCAAAAGATAATAATGTTTGTAAGAATTTATTAAGAAAGTTATATTAAGTATATTTATCCCAATAATTGAAACAAATCCTACAATAGCAGATAAACTTAATGGATGTTGAGCAATAAAAAGACTTAATGAACCTCCAAAAAATGAGAAAAGTATTCCTGACGCAGATATTAAAGTATTTCTTACAGATAGATTAATTATATAAAGCAAAATTAATAATCCTACAAGGGCAATTGAACTGGAGATTAATAATCTCTGCAATGCTTCTACAAGGTTTTTAAATTCTCCACTCCACTCGGTATAATAACCTTCCGGAAGTTTTATATCTGATGTAGCTTGTTGAGCTTTGATTACTGTGCCTGCTAAATCCTTAGAAACAACTGCAAATTTTACAGGTATATACCTTTGATAATTTTCTCTATATATAAAAGATGCACCGGTTGCAAAATGAACATTTGCTACTTTGGATAGAGGAACATAAGAACCATCAGGTAAAATTATTGGAATTTGAAGAATATTTGCCGGATTATTTCTGAAATTTTCAGGAAATACTACTAATAAAGAAAATCTTTTATCGCCTTCAATAACTTGAGTTGCTTCTTTTCCTCCTAAAGCTGCAGAAACTACATCCATTAAATCTTCAACTTTTAAACCATATAAAGCAAGTTTTTCTCTATCTGCCTCTATAATAATATTAGGTTGTCCTATCTCTCTAAAAATTCCTACCTCTTCTATTCCTTTTACATTTTGAATTTTAGCTTCAAATTGGTTTGCCAGTTTATCCAAGGTTTCTAAATCGCTACCAAATATTTTTACTGCATTTGAACCTTTTACTCCGGTCATTACTTCTTCTAAATTATCCTGTATGTATTGAGATATACTTATATCAGCTTTTGGAAAAAGATTTTCTATTTTTTTCCTAATAGCTTCCTCAAGCTCTTTTTTCTCTTTAAAGTTTTTCCATTCCGAATATGGTTTTAAATCTACAAAATATTCAGAATTAAAAGGTCCTGTTGGGTCTGTCCCATCTTCCGGTCTGCCAACTTGAAATTCTACAGTTTTTATTTCAGGGAAAGTTAATAGAATATCCCTTACTTTTTTTGCATCTTCATAAGTTTGAGATAAAGAAATTGAGTAAGGGAAAATAATACGCATATATATATTTCCTTCATCCATTTTTGGAATAAACTCTAATCCTAAGGTTTTTATAAGAATAAAAGTAGCTATAAATATACCGGCAAAAATTATGGCTAAAGATTTTCCTTTTAATTTCAAAATAATTTCAAATAAATTCATATATGAGTTCTCTAAGAATCTAACAATAAAATTTTCTTTGTGAGAAGATTTTATAAATAATGTTATAACTGCTATAAGAAATGTAAATGTTAAAATGATTGCAAAAGTTATAGCATAAACATAAGCTTCCACCATTGGAGAGAATATGCGTTTTTCAGCACCTTCCATTAAAAATACAGGGATAAAAGATACAAGAATTAATAAAATAGAAAACATCAAAGGTTTTCCAATCTCTGTTGAAGAACTTAATAAAGCTCTTCTGCCTATACCATATCTTTCTGTATTTCTAAAATAACTTTCTATAAAGAACAGTGGAATATCTGCAATAATTCCAAAATCAATAGCAGCTATTGATAAAAAATTTGCAGATTTTCCCAATACGGAAAAAGTAGCAAGTGCCATTATTAACGAAAGAGGAACTAAAAGAGAAACAAAAAAAGCACCGCTAAAACTACCTAAGAATATTAAAACTGATAAAAATACCAAAATAATACCTACTAAAGCTATTTCACTAACCTTATGAACTACAGTATCAATTAATTTACCTCTTTCATATATTGGAACAATTTTTACATCTTTCGGTAAGATATGAGAATTTAGCTCTTTTATCTTCTCTTTTAAAGAATTAATTGAAGGAATACTTTTAGCATTTCTTCTTAGAACTACCACACCCATAACAATATCGTTATTATTATTAAGTCCTACTATACCGGTTCTTGGTATATTTCCTATCTCTACATTTGCTAAATTTTTAACTAAAATAGGTATATTGTTTTTATAAGCTACTACTATATTTTCAATATCATTTTTATCTCTAATTAAACCTACTCCTCTTATAAGAAAATATTGGGAGCCGAAATCTAATGCTCTACCTCCGGCATTCGTATTTGATTTTGAAATGGCATCTGCAATATCTGATAAACTTACTTTATATTTAATTAATGCATCAGGATTAACTTCTACTGTATATGCTTTTATAAATCCACCATAACTGGCTACATCCTCTACTCCTTCTGCAGTTTTTAAATATCTTGATACTACCCAATCTTGAATAGTTCTTAATTCCATAAGATTTCTATTACCTACTAATGCATATCTCATTACTTCCCCGATGGGGTTTGGAATTATTTGCGGAGAAACACCATCCGGTAAACTAACTACTGCCAATCTATTTATTACTTCCTGCCGTGCTTCTGCATAGGTTATATCATAAGAAAATTGACATTTGATATCAGAAAGTCCATAAAGGGATACAGAATTTACTCTTTTTAATCCCTTCATTCCGGAAAGGGCTACTTCTAATGGAATTGTTATCTGTTTTTCTATTTCTTCAGCTGACCTACCGGGATATATACTAACAATTTCAATAACAGGTGGAGATGGGTCAGGAAAAGCTTCAACATTTAAATTTTTTATCAAAAATACAGAAACAGCACCAACAATAATAGTTAATATAAAAAATAAAATTGCATTATCAGCAACAAAATTAACCCATTTTTTCAAGGAGATTCCTCCACCATCGGATTAGTAATTACAACTTGTCCTTCTTCAATTCCTTGTATTGCAACAATATTATTATCCAGTTCTTTTACAAAAGAAACCTCAGTTTTTCTTATTTTACCTTCTTGTAATAAAAGCACATAAAATTTTCCGTCTTCATAAAGAAGTGTAGTTTTTGGTATAACTGCATACTTAGTTTTACCGGTATATATTTTTATATTAAAAAACATATTTATCTTTAAAGGATTTATTTCTTCCGGTTTTATAAAAACCTTTACTATTCTTGTTTCTGGGTCTATAACATCACTTACATATGTTACTTTACCTTTAAATAATTTTTCCGGAAAAAGGGATATTGAAAATTCTACATCATCTCCTTTTTTTATTTTAAAAGCATCTTTATCCTGTATTTGTCCAACTACTAATATCTTAGAAGGGTCTACAATATCTATCATATCAACGGAACTATCTACATAATCACCTACATGGGAGTTTATTTGATATACTACTCCATCCTTAGGTGCTGTAATTTCTATTTGTCCCATTCCTGCTCCTAAGATTTTTAATCTCTCTTCTATACCTTTTAGCTGAGCTTTTAATACTTCATAATTTGTTTGAGCATCCATAAGTTCAGTCTTAGGTATTGCTCCGACTTCATATAACTGTTTTTTTAAGTTATAAAGCTTATGAGCTTGAGCTAATTGAATTTCTAATGAAACTTTTTGAGAATATAAATCAGTTGTATCCGGTGCCTTTACAATAGCTAAAATATCACCTTTTTTGACATAATCACCGACTTGAACTTTTATAACTTGAATATTTCCGGCTAACTTAGAATTTATTTTTACTACACCTTCCTTGTCCGGTTGTATATTTCCGGTAGCTTCTATAATATCTGCAACTTCTTGGGTTTTAATAGTTGTTGTTTGAATATGTGATAATTTTGCTTCTTTGCTATATTCTACTCTACTTTGATTAGATTCTTCATTTTTTTCACATGCAAGAATTAAACCTGCCATTAAAACAGCTATTACTTTTTTATAAATCATCTGTATCTCCTGAAAGGATTTTTAACTTATAATAATTTTTCAAATAGTTATACTTAGCCTGAATAAAATCATTCATAAAACTTTTATAAGTTCTTTCTGTATCTAAAAAATCAAGAATTGAAACTCCACCTAATAAATAAGCCTTCTTTGTTCTTTCTACTAAATCATCCATAACTTTTTTCTTTTCTATAAATGAGTTATAAATATCTTTACTTACTTGATAATCATAAAAAGCTTTTTCTATTTGGGATTTTATTAATGCATAATTTTTTTCTAAATTTATATAAGTTTGTTCTTTTGTAGCTAAGGAAGTGAGCAAATCTCCCTGCCTTTTATCAAAAATTGGTAAATTTAATGAAAATCCAAATCCTATACCAGGTTTATAATTAGTGCCAAAAGCATCATACTCAACACCTACAGAGATATCCGGAATAGTATAAGCTTTTAAAAGTTTTATTTGATAATCTACAGATTTAAGCTGTTCTTGAAGAGCTTTAATATTTTCTCTTTTTTCTATCGCCGTTTTTATCAAATTATTAATATCAATCTCTGTTTTTTGAGGTAAATTAATATCTGCCGGTGAATAATCCCCAATCAGATAAAAATTAAAATCTTTTAAATCTTTTTGATAATTTCCTTTAGCTTGAATAATTGCATTTTCAAGTTCCATTTTATAAAGCTTTAATTTGGTAAATTCTATTAAACTTAAAAATCCAAGCTGATGTTTTTTAGATTGCACTTCTAATATTTTTTCAAACTCATTTAAATCATTTTGAAGATAATCAACATAAGCTTTATCAGCTAATGTTTGGAAATAAATATCTGTAAAATCAAGAAATATTGCTCTTATACTATCCATTGTTTGATATTTTGTTGATTCTAATTGATGATAAGCAAAAAATTTACGGTATTCTCTTTTTCCTCCAAGTTCTATAGGTTGGTCTATTCTAACAGAAAATAAAGTATTTCCTGTATCATAAACAATATTTCTTCCAAAACTTAAACCGGTATAATTAACAGAAAGTGTTGGATTTTGAAATAATCCGGATTGTATATAACTGCCTTCATTTTTCTTAATTTCAAGAAAATTTATTTTGCTATCATAATTTTTTTCCTTTATTAAAGATAGAGCTTCTTTTAAATTTATCTCTGCTCCTAATGAGAATCTAAATAAAAAAATAGTTATCAACAATATACATAAAAAAATCTTTTTCATCCTTAACTCTCTTATATGTAGAATATTTCATAGGTTTCTATTATATCATAATTTCTTTATAAGTTTGATGAATGTATGGTTAAAATTTGGTTAATATTATTTAACAGAATTTATATAAGAAATTAGATGAGAATAGAGAAAGGGGGATAACCCCCCTTTGAAAGTTTATTTATGAGATAAAATAAACTTAGCTAATGCTTTTCTTTCTTCTAAAACAGATAATGGTAATCTTTTCATCTTTAAACACTTCCTATATTATTTTCCAGCTGGTTGTTGTGCTGGAGCTTGTTGCCCTTGGCCTGATGTAGGTGCTTGTTGTTCCGGAGCTTTTTGTTCTTGTCCTGCTGGAGCAGCTTGTTGCTGAGCAGGTTGAGCTGGTTGTGCAGCTGGTTGTTCTGCCGGTTGTTGTGCTGGAGCTTGTTGTTCAGCTGGAGCTTGTTGCTGAGCCGGTTGTTCCTCTTTCTTTTGGCAGCTAAATAATACTGCAGAAGATAAAACTAATGCAGATGCTAAAACTAACTTTTTCATTTTTCTACCTCCCAAAGATTTTATAGTTTTATTATATCAAATATTAATGATGATGATGGTGCCCACATGATGAAACCTCTTTAATTTCCGGTAGCAAGCCATTTTTGTAATCAGAAATAGCTTGTTCTATAGATATTCCTGCAGGAATTTTATAAGCTTTCATACCTAAGCTTTTTATGACTTCAAAAGCCCCACCACCCAGATGGGTAGTGAGGACTACTTTAACACCGTTTTTGCTTAAAATATTAGCTATATTCCTGCCACCGGTTTCTTCTGCCTTTATAATCTCTATATTTGAATTTTCATCAATAATTGCAAACAATCTTGCTCTTCCAAAAGCATCAGAAACAACATATTTAGTTCTATCTTTACTATCCGGTTTGACAGGAATACCAATTTTCAATGTTAATATCCTCCTTCCGTAGAAACTTTACCTTTAAATACTTTATAGACATAAGCAGTATACCATATTACGATAGGTAAGAATATCACAGTAGAAATAAGCATAACAGTTAATGTTAGATTAGAAGACGCAGAGTTAAAGATTGTTAAATTATATTTTTCATCAATAGAAGAATGGATAAACACAGGATAACTTGCAAGAGCAATTGTTAAAACTGTTCCAAGGATTGTGATTGTGGAACCATAAATAACTTTATTATATTTTTTATCTAATACTAAGTATTTAAAATATAAAACAAGTCCGAGTATTTTCAAAATTGGAGCTATCCAAAGTAATGGATAATCAAAGAAATTTGCAAATAATTTAGGTTTAATAGCAATTATGAAGAAATCTGCAACTACTAAACTTGCTATAAATCCTAAGAAACCTACAATTGCACCTTTTTTAGCAAATTCAAAAGCTTTACCTTCTGTTTTAATCATAAGATAAGCAGAACCATGCATTAAATACATAAATAAAGAAACAAATCCCATTGCTAAAGAAGGAAGATTTAATAAACCAAAGAAAGTACCGTGGTATATCCCTTTTTCATCAATAGGCATACCCATAACGGCATTTCCAACGGCACAACCAAATAAAAATGCAGGAAGGACATTTCCTATCCAATAAGCAATATCCCAGGCAGTTCTCCAAGTTTTAGATTCTTTTTTATTTCTATATTCAAAAGAAACAGCTCTTAAAATCAATGCCCAAAGAACTATCAAAATTGCCAAATAAAATGCACTAAATGAAACAGCATAAACAACAGGGAAGGCTGCAAAAAGCATACCTCCTCCTGCAATTAACCAAACCTCATTTCCATCCCAAACAGGACCAATAGCATTCATATATATTCTTCTGATATCTTCATCTTTTGTAAAGATATGTAAAATTCCTGAACCAAGGTCAAATCCATCAGTAAGAGAATAACCTACCAAAAATATTCCTGCGAGTAAAAACCATATTCCATTTAAAGTAGTAAATAACTCCATTGGCATGATTATTTCACCTCCTTAGTTTTTGAGAAAGTTGTTGTTAATGAAGGATTTGGTGTAGTAGTTGGTATTGGTTCTGAAGCCAATGAAGAAGCTGGTCCTTTTATAACTGTTTTAAACATTAGATATAAGAAAACTCCAAATAAAATCAAGTAGATAGTGGTGAAAACAGCCATAGATAAGGCTACTTGTTCTGCCGGAAGATATGAAACAGCATTCTTTGTGAGAAGCATACCGGTTACAATCCATGGTTGTCTTCCAACTTCTGCAGATATCCATCCGAGTAAACCTGCTAAATAAGGAAGCGGTATAGATAATACCAATATCCATAAAAGTCCTTTGCTATTTTCCAATGTTCCTTTTTTGGCTTTCCAATAAGCTATAAATGCCAATAATACAAAAGCAAATCCTAAATAAACCATTATACGGAATGTTGTAAATACGAGGAAAATTGATGGTAAATCTTCATATTTAATATTATAAGCATGAGCTTTTACTGTTGCTTCTGTAAGTTGGTCTTTTATTGATTGTTTTTCTGCTTCGGATGTCGCTGTTTGTAATTTTTGTTCTAATACCGGTATCATTTGTTCATACTCTTTTGCCTTTTGTTGATACTCTTCAATTAAAGGAATAATACCTTTAACTTCTGCATTAAAGTCATGATAAGAAAGAAAACTTAATAAATAAGGAATTGGTATTATTGGTGTGGCTTGTTTGTTCTCTTGGTCTATTATAGCAAATGTATCTAATGAAGCACCTTTTTCTGTTTGAAATTTTCCTTCATACATAGCAAGTTTTAAAGGTTGAGTATGTGCAACCTCATATCCATGTAAATCACCGATTATAACTTGAGCTATAGTTGCTATAAGAGTAAATACTGCTGCAAATTTAAAACCTGTTTTTGCCATTTCTACATTTCTTTTTCTTATTATATAGTAAGCAAGAACACCAAGTACAAAAAATCCTGCAGTAATATATGCCCCGTTAACTGTGTGTAGAAATCTATAAATAGTAGAATGGTTTATAACTGCTGCTAAGAAATCTGTAAGTTCTGCTTTATAACCCTGTGCTGTTTCCACTATTCTGTATCCTGCAGGTGTTTGTTGCCATGAGTTAGCTATTAATATCCATAAAGCAGAAAGTGTGCTACCGATAGCAACCATCCATGCAGAGAGAGTATGAACCTTCTCAGAAACCCTTCCTCTACCAAAAAGGAAAAGCCCCATAAATGTGGATTCAAGGAAAAATGCTGTTAAACCTTCTAAAGCTAAAGGAGCACCAAAAATATCCCCTACGAATTTTGAATATTCAGACCAGTTAGTTCCAAACTCAAACTCCATAGTAAGACCTGTTGCTACACCAACAGCAAAGTTAATCGCAAAAATTTTCATAAAGAACATAGACAAATCGTCATAATGCTTGTTTCCGGTTCTCAAATACCACGTCTTCATAAGAGCAATCAATAGGCTAAGACCTATTGTAAGAGGAACATAAACAAAATGGAAAAAAGCAGTAAATGCAAACTGCCACCGGGACAATGTAAGTACGTCCATGACATCACACCTCCTAATAAATTTAATTTCGTTAATATTCACTAACTAAAATATAATATAACACTTCT
Proteins encoded in this window:
- the cydB gene encoding cytochrome d ubiquinol oxidase subunit II; its protein translation is MPMELFTTLNGIWFLLAGIFLVGYSLTDGFDLGSGILHIFTKDEDIRRIYMNAIGPVWDGNEVWLIAGGGMLFAAFPVVYAVSFSAFYLAILIVLWALILRAVSFEYRNKKESKTWRTAWDIAYWIGNVLPAFLFGCAVGNAVMGMPIDEKGIYHGTFFGLLNLPSLAMGFVSLFMYLMHGSAYLMIKTEGKAFEFAKKGAIVGFLGFIASLVVADFFIIAIKPKLFANFFDYPLLWIAPILKILGLVLYFKYLVLDKKYNKVIYGSTITILGTVLTIALASYPVFIHSSIDEKYNLTIFNSASSNLTLTVMLISTVIFLPIVIWYTAYVYKVFKGKVSTEGGY
- a CDS encoding TolC family protein; its protein translation is MKKIFLCILLITIFLFRFSLGAEINLKEALSLIKEKNYDSKINFLEIKKNEGSYIQSGLFQNPTLSVNYTGLSFGRNIVYDTGNTLFSVRIDQPIELGGKREYRKFFAYHQLESTKYQTMDSIRAIFLDFTDIYFQTLADKAYVDYLQNDLNEFEKILEVQSKKHQLGFLSLIEFTKLKLYKMELENAIIQAKGNYQKDLKDFNFYLIGDYSPADINLPQKTEIDINNLIKTAIEKRENIKALQEQLKSVDYQIKLLKAYTIPDISVGVEYDAFGTNYKPGIGFGFSLNLPIFDKRQGDLLTSLATKEQTYINLEKNYALIKSQIEKAFYDYQVSKDIYNSFIEKKKVMDDLVERTKKAYLLGGVSILDFLDTERTYKSFMNDFIQAKYNYLKNYYKLKILSGDTDDL
- a CDS encoding efflux RND transporter periplasmic adaptor subunit, producing the protein MIYKKVIAVLMAGLILACEKNEESNQSRVEYSKEAKLSHIQTTTIKTQEVADIIEATGNIQPDKEGVVKINSKLAGNIQVIKVQVGDYVKKGDILAIVKAPDTTDLYSQKVSLEIQLAQAHKLYNLKKQLYEVGAIPKTELMDAQTNYEVLKAQLKGIEERLKILGAGMGQIEITAPKDGVVYQINSHVGDYVDSSVDMIDIVDPSKILVVGQIQDKDAFKIKKGDDVEFSISLFPEKLFKGKVTYVSDVIDPETRIVKVFIKPEEINPLKINMFFNIKIYTGKTKYAVIPKTTLLYEDGKFYVLLLQEGKIRKTEVSFVKELDNNIVAIQGIEEGQVVITNPMVEESP
- a CDS encoding NifB/NifX family molybdenum-iron cluster-binding protein, with translation MKIGIPVKPDSKDRTKYVVSDAFGRARLFAIIDENSNIEIIKAEETGGRNIANILSKNGVKVVLTTHLGGGAFEVIKSLGMKAYKIPAGISIEQAISDYKNGLLPEIKEVSSCGHHHHH
- a CDS encoding efflux RND transporter permease subunit, with protein sequence MKKWVNFVADNAILFFILTIIVGAVSVFLIKNLNVEAFPDPSPPVIEIVSIYPGRSAEEIEKQITIPLEVALSGMKGLKRVNSVSLYGLSDIKCQFSYDITYAEARQEVINRLAVVSLPDGVSPQIIPNPIGEVMRYALVGNRNLMELRTIQDWVVSRYLKTAEGVEDVASYGGFIKAYTVEVNPDALIKYKVSLSDIADAISKSNTNAGGRALDFGSQYFLIRGVGLIRDKNDIENIVVAYKNNIPILVKNLANVEIGNIPRTGIVGLNNNNDIVMGVVVLRRNAKSIPSINSLKEKIKELNSHILPKDVKIVPIYERGKLIDTVVHKVSEIALVGIILVFLSVLIFLGSFSGAFFVSLLVPLSLIMALATFSVLGKSANFLSIAAIDFGIIADIPLFFIESYFRNTERYGIGRRALLSSSTEIGKPLMFSILLILVSFIPVFLMEGAEKRIFSPMVEAYVYAITFAIILTFTFLIAVITLFIKSSHKENFIVRFLENSYMNLFEIILKLKGKSLAIIFAGIFIATFILIKTLGLEFIPKMDEGNIYMRIIFPYSISLSQTYEDAKKVRDILLTFPEIKTVEFQVGRPEDGTDPTGPFNSEYFVDLKPYSEWKNFKEKKELEEAIRKKIENLFPKADISISQYIQDNLEEVMTGVKGSNAVKIFGSDLETLDKLANQFEAKIQNVKGIEEVGIFREIGQPNIIIEADREKLALYGLKVEDLMDVVSAALGGKEATQVIEGDKRFSLLVVFPENFRNNPANILQIPIILPDGSYVPLSKVANVHFATGASFIYRENYQRYIPVKFAVVSKDLAGTVIKAQQATSDIKLPEGYYTEWSGEFKNLVEALQRLLISSSIALVGLLILLYIINLSVRNTLISASGILFSFFGGSLSLFIAQHPLSLSAIVGFVSIIGINILNITFLINSYKHYYLLGKQKEEAIRIAVKDRYRALLLSTFTASLGLLPTALSHGVGSQIQKPLAIVVVGGMLISGLLILITIPPLLRYVVVEEV
- a CDS encoding cytochrome ubiquinol oxidase subunit I, with translation MDVLTLSRWQFAFTAFFHFVYVPLTIGLSLLIALMKTWYLRTGNKHYDDLSMFFMKIFAINFAVGVATGLTMEFEFGTNWSEYSKFVGDIFGAPLALEGLTAFFLESTFMGLFLFGRGRVSEKVHTLSAWMVAIGSTLSALWILIANSWQQTPAGYRIVETAQGYKAELTDFLAAVINHSTIYRFLHTVNGAYITAGFFVLGVLAYYIIRKRNVEMAKTGFKFAAVFTLIATIAQVIIGDLHGYEVAHTQPLKLAMYEGKFQTEKGASLDTFAIIDQENKQATPIIPIPYLLSFLSYHDFNAEVKGIIPLIEEYQQKAKEYEQMIPVLEQKLQTATSEAEKQSIKDQLTEATVKAHAYNIKYEDLPSIFLVFTTFRIMVYLGFAFVLLAFIAYWKAKKGTLENSKGLLWILVLSIPLPYLAGLLGWISAEVGRQPWIVTGMLLTKNAVSYLPAEQVALSMAVFTTIYLILFGVFLYLMFKTVIKGPASSLASEPIPTTTPNPSLTTTFSKTKEVK